One genomic window of Psychrobacter cibarius includes the following:
- a CDS encoding inorganic diphosphatase, whose translation MADFNKILDAGDVDGGIINVVVEIPAGSSHKIEWNRELAVFELDRIDPQIFAKPCNYGFIPQTLDEDGDELDVLLLTEQPLPTGIFLKAKVIGVMKFVDDGEVDDKIVVVPADDRDTGNAYNSLADLPKQLINQLEFHFSHYKDLKKPGTTVVESWGDVAEAKEVIKESIQRWKDL comes from the coding sequence ATGGCAGATTTTAACAAAATTTTGGACGCAGGCGATGTAGACGGCGGCATTATCAACGTAGTAGTAGAAATCCCAGCTGGTAGCAGCCATAAAATTGAGTGGAATCGTGAACTGGCGGTATTTGAGCTTGATCGTATTGATCCACAGATTTTTGCCAAGCCTTGTAACTATGGTTTTATCCCGCAAACGCTTGACGAAGATGGTGATGAGCTTGATGTGTTATTACTGACTGAGCAGCCGCTACCAACTGGTATTTTCTTAAAAGCCAAAGTCATTGGTGTGATGAAGTTCGTTGATGATGGCGAAGTCGATGACAAGATCGTCGTCGTACCTGCTGACGACCGTGATACAGGCAATGCTTATAACAGCCTAGCGGATCTACCAAAGCAGCTAATCAACCAGTTAGAGTTCCATTTCAGCCACTATAAAGATCTGAAAAAACCAGGCACTACGGTCGTTGAATCTTGGGGCGATGTTGCAGAAGCAAAAGAAGTCATCAAAGAGTCTATCCAACGCTGGAAAGACCTATAG
- the lipB gene encoding lipoyl(octanoyl) transferase LipB gives MQNTTQQLNDTLISKSLTTADYVPTLDAMLARTLARIDLKKQQGLRTPDELWIVDHNDVYTLGQAGKEEHILQRTNTPIIKTDRGGQVTWHGHGQLVIYWLFDLNSLGWSVRNLVSHAEQAIEDVINDCLQNPASSDTTAISAHARRDAPGVYLYADTSVADDNTDTDAPANSTSVDDKIMLGKMASLGFKIKHGFSYHGIALNLNCDLSAFNAINPCGYAGMQMLRLSDFVAMQKESDEQTGEALSYEQVTQKLIDNIAKRHAGLIELRALVPKWVL, from the coding sequence ATGCAAAACACCACGCAACAGCTTAATGACACACTGATCAGCAAATCTCTAACAACAGCCGATTACGTTCCCACTCTCGATGCGATGCTAGCACGTACACTTGCGCGTATTGACTTAAAAAAACAGCAAGGACTGCGCACACCTGACGAATTATGGATTGTCGATCACAATGATGTCTATACTTTAGGGCAAGCAGGTAAAGAAGAGCATATCTTGCAACGTACCAATACGCCTATTATAAAAACGGATCGCGGCGGTCAAGTGACATGGCATGGTCACGGCCAGCTGGTTATTTATTGGTTGTTCGATTTGAATAGCTTGGGCTGGAGTGTGCGCAACTTGGTCTCGCATGCCGAGCAAGCAATCGAAGATGTCATTAATGACTGTTTGCAAAATCCTGCTTCATCAGACACAACAGCCATCAGCGCCCATGCGCGCCGTGACGCACCCGGTGTTTATCTATATGCTGATACATCTGTAGCGGATGACAATACCGATACCGATGCACCAGCCAACAGTACCTCCGTCGATGATAAAATTATGCTTGGAAAAATGGCATCGTTAGGCTTCAAAATTAAACATGGATTTAGCTATCACGGTATTGCGCTTAATTTAAATTGTGACTTGTCCGCATTTAATGCGATTAATCCGTGCGGCTATGCGGGGATGCAAATGTTACGGTTATCCGACTTTGTGGCTATGCAAAAAGAGTCAGATGAACAAACTGGTGAAGCCTTAAGCTATGAGCAAGTGACCCAAAAACTTATTGATAACATTGCTAAGCGTCATGCCGGACTCATTGAGCTACGTGCACTCGTACCCAAGTGGGTTCTTTGA
- a CDS encoding coniferyl aldehyde dehydrogenase — protein MLQQPVPKSPSIAHTVDEMRAQFLRLQTLSRTQPINDWATRETQLDSLEVMLSDNQASFAKAISADFGYRSESETQFAELFPSFTGISHAKKHGKKWMKVQRASISALYMPAHNEIQPQPLGVVGIMVPWNYPLFLAVGPMIDALTAGNRVMIKMSEAAPQFAQAFASAIARYFSPDMICVVLGEVDIAVAFSELPFDHLLYTGSTAVGKKVMAAAAPNLTPVTLELGGKSPVVVLEGANLENAVNRVMMGKTLNAGQTCIAPDYVLIQRQYHEEFIRLAKEWMEKHYPNIESNPDYSRIINGEQFKRVKGYLDALSSDGIHKLTDAESNIETRLMPPVIVSEPAPDSDVMQDEIFAPILPLMHYDTLDDAIHFVNERPRPLALYVFGDNYNALEKVRNNTVSGGLCINEVLIHVAQHDLPFGGVGDSGTGAYHGKAGFERLSHMKPVFVQSKLNGLNLLLPPYGGLFKKAMAMFLK, from the coding sequence ATGTTGCAGCAACCAGTGCCAAAATCGCCTAGTATTGCTCATACGGTTGATGAGATGCGAGCGCAATTTTTACGCTTACAAACACTCAGTCGCACGCAGCCAATCAATGACTGGGCCACTCGTGAAACCCAACTAGACAGTCTAGAGGTTATGCTTAGCGATAACCAAGCCAGTTTCGCCAAAGCGATCAGTGCCGACTTTGGTTATCGTAGCGAATCAGAGACCCAGTTTGCCGAGTTGTTTCCTAGCTTTACTGGTATCAGTCATGCCAAAAAGCACGGTAAAAAATGGATGAAAGTTCAGCGGGCTTCTATTTCAGCGCTGTATATGCCAGCTCATAATGAAATCCAGCCTCAGCCATTGGGCGTGGTTGGTATCATGGTGCCTTGGAACTATCCGCTATTTTTAGCAGTAGGACCGATGATTGATGCACTCACTGCTGGCAACAGAGTTATGATCAAGATGAGTGAAGCGGCACCGCAGTTCGCCCAAGCATTTGCCAGTGCGATTGCTCGTTATTTTTCACCAGACATGATTTGTGTCGTACTGGGTGAGGTAGACATTGCAGTTGCTTTTAGTGAGCTGCCTTTTGATCATCTGCTTTATACGGGCTCTACGGCTGTGGGCAAAAAAGTCATGGCGGCGGCGGCTCCTAACTTAACACCCGTCACGCTCGAGCTGGGCGGTAAATCACCGGTCGTCGTGTTAGAGGGCGCAAACTTAGAAAACGCCGTCAATCGTGTGATGATGGGCAAAACACTAAATGCGGGTCAGACTTGTATTGCCCCTGATTATGTACTGATTCAGCGCCAATATCATGAAGAGTTTATTCGTTTAGCAAAAGAGTGGATGGAAAAGCACTATCCAAATATTGAGAGCAATCCAGATTACTCACGTATTATCAATGGCGAGCAATTTAAGCGTGTCAAAGGCTATCTAGATGCATTATCGAGCGATGGGATTCATAAGCTTACTGATGCTGAGTCTAATATCGAAACGCGTCTAATGCCGCCTGTCATCGTGAGTGAGCCTGCCCCTGATAGTGATGTGATGCAGGACGAGATTTTTGCGCCGATTTTGCCATTGATGCATTACGATACGCTTGATGATGCCATTCATTTTGTCAACGAGCGACCACGCCCACTGGCGCTATATGTTTTTGGTGATAACTATAACGCCTTAGAGAAAGTACGTAACAATACGGTCTCTGGTGGCCTATGTATTAATGAAGTGCTGATACATGTTGCCCAGCATGACTTACCGTTTGGCGGGGTTGGCGATTCAGGAACGGGGGCTTACCATGGTAAAGCGGGATTCGAGCGTCTTAGCCATATGAAACCAGTATTTGTACAATCCAAGCTGAATGGGTTGAATTTGTTGTTGCCACCTTATGGCGGGTTGTTTAAAAAAGCCATGGCAATGTTTTTAAAATAA